A portion of the Tepidanaerobacter syntrophicus genome contains these proteins:
- a CDS encoding diaminopimelate dehydrogenase, with product MTTDVSAKKIRVAIVGFGNVGREVLPAVEESPDMEVAGIVLRNPKKVDSVKKLVGEVPVVTDVAELGKVDAAILSIPSRSVPEVAPMYLKQGINTIDSFDIHGDSIIELRRNLDSLAKANNAVSIISCGWDPGSDSIVRTLMEVIAPRGITYTDFGPGMSMGHTVVAKSIEGVEDALSMTIPEGTGIHRRMVYVKIKDGYDFEKISQAIKNDPYFIHDETHVYKVDDVKSLIDKGHGVHMERKGVSGVTSNQRIEFSMSICNPAATGQIMAAAARASLKQKPGCYSTLEIPIIDFLYGDKESLLHRLI from the coding sequence ATGACAACAGATGTAAGCGCAAAGAAGATAAGAGTTGCAATAGTAGGTTTTGGTAATGTAGGAAGAGAGGTTTTGCCTGCTGTAGAGGAAAGCCCGGATATGGAAGTAGCGGGCATAGTTTTGAGAAATCCTAAAAAAGTTGATTCAGTAAAAAAGCTTGTAGGAGAAGTGCCGGTTGTAACTGATGTTGCTGAATTAGGGAAGGTAGACGCAGCTATACTGAGTATACCCAGCCGTTCGGTTCCTGAGGTTGCGCCTATGTATTTAAAGCAGGGAATTAATACGATAGACAGCTTTGATATTCACGGAGATTCTATAATCGAGCTTAGAAGAAATCTTGATAGTCTTGCAAAAGCAAATAATGCAGTCTCAATTATTTCGTGCGGTTGGGACCCGGGCTCAGATTCAATTGTAAGAACTTTGATGGAGGTAATTGCACCCAGGGGAATAACATATACTGACTTTGGACCGGGCATGAGCATGGGTCATACAGTGGTAGCAAAATCGATTGAAGGGGTAGAAGATGCTCTATCAATGACTATACCTGAAGGCACAGGTATTCATAGAAGAATGGTATATGTAAAAATAAAAGATGGTTATGATTTTGAAAAAATCTCTCAAGCAATTAAAAACGATCCTTATTTCATTCATGATGAGACTCATGTTTATAAGGTAGATGACGTAAAGAGCCTTATCGACAAGGGGCACGGAGTCCATATGGAAAGGAAGGGAGTTTCGGGGGTAACCAGCAATCAAAGAATAGAATTTAGTATGTCTATATGCAATCCGGCGGCAACAGGCCAAATTATGGCGGCAGCTGCACGCGCAAGTCTTAAACAGAAACCGGGATGCTACAGCACTCTTGAAATTCCTATTATTGATTTTCTTTATGGAGATAAGGAATCACTTTTGCATCGCTTAATATAA
- a CDS encoding MATE family efflux transporter: MEHEQKNIKQNQASNEEPNFYEEIQEEEIIDEASDRGILRKRIMQLAMPSLIELLLGTLFGMVDMVMVGQVNKESLAAVGITNQPTMLALSVFQALNVGSTALIARYVGTDDTESASSVVKQTLILTFIIGTLVSILGYVFAGSVINFMGAEPDVYPLAVTYLQIIALGGIFISISMGIGAALRGAGDTMTPMRYNLISNLLNVGMNYVLIYGKLGFPAMGVAGAAIATTLSRLVGMIMALMAIYHPNSILTLSEKKGIYFDFNVIERILKIGIPSGIEQFVLRLGQVEFARTVAGLGTTVFAAHQIALNVFGLSFSPSQAFGMAATTLVGQSLGAGRPDLAEKYGLETRRIGMYVAVAIASTFFFFGKPIASIYNRDAQVIALAAGCFKIIALMQPMQSTQFILAGALRGAGDTRGPLFATVVGIWGIRVLFAKIFINMGFGLFGAWTAQALDQIFRSVFIYIRYNLGKWKHIKV; encoded by the coding sequence ATGGAACATGAACAAAAAAATATTAAACAAAATCAGGCAAGTAATGAAGAACCTAATTTTTACGAAGAAATTCAAGAGGAAGAAATTATTGATGAAGCCAGTGACAGAGGCATACTTCGCAAGCGCATAATGCAGCTCGCAATGCCTTCCCTTATAGAATTACTCCTTGGTACATTGTTCGGTATGGTTGATATGGTCATGGTGGGACAAGTAAACAAGGAATCGCTTGCAGCCGTAGGCATCACAAATCAACCTACAATGCTTGCGCTTTCAGTATTTCAAGCTCTTAATGTAGGCAGCACTGCTCTTATAGCGCGTTATGTTGGCACAGATGATACCGAATCTGCAAGTTCTGTTGTAAAACAAACGCTTATTTTGACGTTTATTATCGGAACCTTAGTGAGCATACTTGGATACGTTTTTGCCGGAAGTGTTATAAACTTTATGGGGGCAGAACCCGATGTGTACCCTCTTGCAGTAACATATTTACAAATTATTGCACTAGGTGGCATATTTATTTCTATCAGTATGGGAATAGGTGCGGCATTAAGAGGCGCGGGAGATACCATGACGCCCATGAGATATAATCTGATTTCAAATCTTTTAAATGTTGGTATGAATTATGTGTTAATCTATGGAAAACTAGGTTTTCCGGCAATGGGTGTTGCAGGTGCAGCTATAGCTACGACGCTTTCGCGCCTTGTAGGGATGATTATGGCTCTTATGGCTATATACCATCCTAATTCTATACTTACACTTTCAGAGAAAAAGGGAATTTACTTTGATTTTAACGTAATAGAACGAATACTAAAGATTGGAATACCTTCAGGAATAGAACAGTTTGTCCTTCGACTTGGCCAGGTAGAATTTGCAAGGACTGTTGCAGGGCTCGGCACTACAGTATTTGCAGCTCACCAGATAGCGCTTAATGTCTTCGGACTCTCCTTTTCTCCAAGCCAAGCTTTTGGAATGGCGGCAACTACTCTGGTGGGTCAAAGCCTTGGGGCAGGAAGACCGGACCTTGCTGAAAAATACGGTCTTGAAACACGGCGCATAGGCATGTACGTCGCCGTTGCAATAGCTTCTACATTTTTCTTTTTCGGTAAGCCAATAGCATCTATTTATAACAGAGATGCCCAAGTAATTGCCCTTGCGGCAGGATGCTTTAAAATAATAGCCCTTATGCAGCCAATGCAATCTACGCAATTTATTTTGGCAGGGGCGCTGAGAGGAGCTGGTGATACCAGAGGACCTCTTTTTGCAACAGTTGTAGGCATATGGGGAATTCGAGTTTTATTTGCAAAGATATTTATTAATATGGGTTTTGGCCTTTTTGGCGCATGGACAGCACAGGCCCTTGACCAGATATTCCGTTCGGTTTTTATATACATTAGATACAACTTGGGAAAGTGGAAACATATAAAGGTATAG
- a CDS encoding pyruvate kinase alpha/beta domain-containing protein has product MYFEKAGKQNTEKTLEVVRDAIKKYDVKHVVIASCKGYTAKLFKDANLGVNLVCVTHVTGFEKPGQQEMSENVRKELTDAGVKVLTTTHVLSGAERGISRKFGGAYPVEIIAQTLRMLGQGTKVCVETAVMALDAGLIPYGEDIIAVGGTSEGADTAIIIRPAHASAIFDTWISQILCKPASKEKGV; this is encoded by the coding sequence ATGTATTTTGAAAAAGCTGGGAAACAAAATACTGAAAAGACCCTTGAAGTTGTAAGGGATGCTATAAAAAAATATGATGTAAAACATGTTGTAATAGCATCATGCAAAGGCTATACAGCAAAACTTTTTAAAGATGCAAATCTTGGAGTAAATCTTGTTTGCGTAACACATGTAACAGGTTTTGAAAAACCTGGCCAGCAGGAAATGAGCGAAAATGTAAGAAAAGAGCTTACAGATGCCGGAGTGAAAGTCCTTACAACTACTCATGTGCTTTCAGGCGCTGAAAGAGGAATTAGCCGCAAATTTGGCGGTGCATATCCTGTTGAAATCATAGCTCAAACTTTGCGGATGTTAGGACAGGGTACCAAAGTTTGTGTGGAAACGGCTGTTATGGCTCTTGACGCAGGACTTATCCCTTACGGGGAAGACATAATAGCTGTAGGCGGCACTTCCGAAGGAGCCGATACCGCAATTATCATAAGACCGGCACACGCCTCTGCGATTTTTGACACTTGGATTTCGCAGATTTTATGCAAACCCGCAAGTAAAGAAAAAGGTGTTTAA